Genomic window (Subtercola endophyticus):
GGTTTGCGATGCCCTGAACGAACAACCGGATGGCGAAGAACACGATGGCGCCGAGCACCGGGCCGAAGACCGTCGCAGCACCACCCAGCAGCAGCGCGGTGAAGATGAAGTAGGTCATCGAGCGCCCCATGCTGTCGGCCTGCAGCGAGGCCGGCAGAATGTAGACGATTCCCGCGATGGCACCGATGACACCACCGAGGATGAGCGCCTGCATCTTGTAGCTGTAGACGTTCTTGCCGAGGGCGCGCACGGCGTCTTCGTCTTCACGGATGCCTCGCAGCACACGACCCCAGGGGCTGCGCATGATCGCCCAGACGAACAGGCACAGCAGGCCGACCACGAACCACGCCGTGGCGATGAACCACCAGCCGTTCGAGCCGGTCAGGTCGTATTTGAAGGGCCCGATGTCGAGGGATCCGCTGCCGAAGAACGACAGATCGGTGAAAGGGCTGCGGTATTCGTTGCCGGTGATGCCGTTCGACCCGCCGGTGAGGTTGGTCAGAAGCGACGATCGCCCGACCATCCGCACGATCTCGGCGGCCGAGAGCGTCACGATGGCCAGGTAATCACCGCGCAGCTTCAGAGTCGGAATACCCAGAATCAGCGCGAAGATCAGAGCGCACACGAGAGCGATGATGATCGCCAAGACGATGGGCAAGCCCGCGATGATCGAGATGGCGAAGCCATATGCCCCGATGAGCATGAACCCGGCCTGACCGAAGTTGAGCAATCCGGTGTAGCCGAAGTGGATGTTCAGGCCGATGGCAGCGATGGCGAGAGCCGCGGTCTGCGGCGAGATCGCCGAGTTCAGAATCGCGTACAGAGTCTGCAGAAGTTGATCCATGAGTGAGCCCTTCTAACCGATGCGCTCTCGGCGCCCGAAGATACCCTGCGGCCTGACCAGCAGCACCAGAATCAGGATGATGAGTGCCGTTGCGTACTTGAAGTCGCCCGGCAGCACGAGGTTCGTCAGCTCGACGACCAGACCGATGATCATGGCGCCGGCGAGAGCACCGAACGCGGTGCCGAGACCACCCAAGGTGATGGCGGCGAACATGAGCAGCAGCAGTTGCAGGCCGGTCTGCCAGTTGACTCCGTTGAGCACCAGGCCGAGCAGCACACCCGAGAGCCCGGCCAGCGCGGTGGCCGACGTCCAGACGATACGGATGATGCGGTCGACGTCGATGCCCGACGCGGCCGCAAGCGAGGGGTTGTCTGACACGGCGCGGGTCGCGCGGCCGATTCTGGTCTTCACCAGTACCCAGCCGACCGCCGCGATGATCACCACGGCGATACCCATCGAGATGAGCGACTGCGCCGAGAGCGTCACCGGCCCCAGGTCGACCGTGACCGGGTTGGCCTGGTCGATGCGAACAGTGGATGCCCCCAAGAAGTACTGGAACGTGTACTGCAGCGCGATCGAGAGCCCGATGGTCACGATCATCAGCTGCGTCGTGCCGATGCCCCGCCTTCGCAGCGGTTTCCAGATCCACGCGTCTTGGAAATAGCCGGTCGCAGCACAGATGACCACCGAGATGATCGCCGCCAGAATCAGGTTCAGCCCGAGAACGTTCGCGAAGAGGTAGGCCAGCAGACCACCGAGGGTCACCTGCTCACCGTGTGCGAAGTTCGACAGGCCCGTCGTGCCGAAGATCAGCGAGAGACCCACGGCGGCGAGGGCCAGCAGCAGGCCGAGGCGGATGCCCGAGACGAACTGCTGGGCGAAGCGGTCGAACGTGATTCCGGTGGTCGCGTCGTCGGGCGTCTGGGTCGTGGTTCCGTCGGACGAGGTGGTGCCGCCGACGATCTTGAAGACGTATCCGGTGTTCTTGTTCAGCGCGCCAGTGACGGTTGCGGGGTTCTTCGCGCCCGAGTCGAGCACCGCGCCATCCGGAATCGAGGTGGTGTCGACCGTGATCGTGTACGGGCCCGCGACCGTGATCGCCTGGCTCCACTTGCCGTCGCTGCCGGTCGTGATCGTGGTGTCGAGATCGCCGCCCTTGATGCCGAGCTTGATTCCGACCGCCGGGTCACCGCTGGGCAGCTTGATGGTGCCCTGCAGACAGCCCGTCGTGGCATTCGAAGCGCACGCGGCTGCAGCGGCACTACTGGGCGAGGGGGTTGTCGCGGCTTCTGCCGACGATGCGCTGAGGCTCACCATGGTGATGATCGCCACGATAGCCAGCATGATCGTGGCAGCGAGGCGCCACAGTCTGGCGCGGCCGTCGGGCCTTCGCGGCACTACGAGTGTCGTCAAGTTCTAACCTCCGGGAACGAGCGCACATCATTGGGCTCTTCGAGTTGCAAGTGAGCTTACGTTATAAGTTCTTTGTGTCGGTCGTGTTTCCAGCGGGTACGGAATAGCAGCCCCCTTGACTTCGTTAGAATCAGCACAGTAGTTAAGATGTCGCTCGCGCCGGCAGACGAGGGAAGAAAACATATGGAACAGAACGACCCGTTCGGATTCATCGGGCTCACCTACGACGACGTGATGCTGCTTCCCGGCCACACCGACGTGATCCCGAGCGAGGCCGACACGACGTCGCGTCTGACCAAGAAGATCTCGCTCGCAGCCCCCCTGCTCTCGTCGGCGATGGATACGGTCACCGAGTCGCGCATGGCCATCGCTATGGCGCGCCAGGGCGGGTTCGGCGTCATTCACCGCAACCTCTCGATCGACGACCAGGCCGCCAACGTCGACAAGGTGAAGCGCAGCGAGTCGGGCATGATCACGAACCCGGTGACCACCACCCCCGACGCCACTGTCGCCGACGCAGACCTGCTGTGCGGTCAGTTCCGCGTCTCCGGTCTGCCCGTGGTCGACGAGTCCGGTGTGCTGGTGGGCATCATCACCAACCGCGACATGCGCTTCGTCTCGGCCTGGGAGAAGAGCACCACTCTCGTGCGCGACGTCATGACGAAGGCGCCGCTCATCACCGCTCCGGTGGGTATCGACCCCGACGATGCTGTGGCGATTTTCGCCCAGTACAAGATCGAGAAGCTTCCGTTGATCGATGCCGACGGCAAGCTGCGCGGGCTCATCACCGTCAAAGACTTCGACAAGAGCGAGAAATACCCCAACGCCACCAAAGACGACGAGGGCCGCCTGCGTGTCGGCGCCGCCATCGGCTTCTTCGGCGACGCCTGGCAGCGTGCCATGACGCTGGTGGATGCCGGTGTCGACGTTCTGGTGGTCGACACCGCCAACGGCGACAGCGCCGGTGTGCTCGACATCATTCGCCGGCTGAAGGCCGAGCCCGCTGCTTCCGGTGTCGAGATCATCGGCGGCAACGTGGCCACCCGCTCGGGAGCCCAAGCGCTCATCGACGCCGGGGCCGACGCTATCAAGGTCGGCGTGGGGCCGGGCTCGATCTGTACGACCCGCGTGGTCGCCGGGGTCGGCGTGCCGCAGGTCACCGCGGTGTACGAAGCATCGCTCGCGGCTCGCGAGTCGGGCACTCCCGTCATCGCCGACGGCGGGTTGCAGTACTCGGGCGACATCGCCAAAGCGCTGGTCGCCGGTGCGGACACCGTGATGCTCGGGTCGCTGCTGGCCGGCTGCGACGAGAGCCCGGGCGACCTGGTGTTCGTCAACGGCAAGCAGTTCAAGAGCTACCGGGGCATGGGCTCGCTCGGTGCGCTGCAGACCCGCGGCGAGAAGACCTCGTACTCGAAAGACCGTTACTTTCAGGCCGATGTGCCAAGCGACGACAAGCTCATTCCCGAGGGCATCGAGGGTCAGGTGCCGTATCGCGGTGCCCTCTCGAACGTGGCGTACCAGCTGCTCGGGGGGCTTCGCCAGTCGATGTTCTACGTGGGAGCCCGTTCGGTCGACGAGCTGAAGGCGCGCGGCAAATTCGTACGCATCACCGCCGCCGGCCTCAAGGAGTCGCACCCTCACGACATCCAGATGGTGGTCGAAGCGCCCAACTACCGCCGCTGATCGGGTGTCGGTGGCTCGCCGGTAGTATTGGCGGGTGAGTATGGAAATCGAAATCGGCCGCTCCAAGCGCGGTCGCCGGGTCTACGCGTTCGACGACATCGCGGTCGTTCCCTCGCGACGCACCCGCGACCCCCAAGACGTTTCGGTGGGGTGGTCGATCGACGCCTACCATTTCGACATTCCCGTGATGGCGGCGCCCATGGACTCGGTCGTGTCGCCCGCGACCGCCATCGCCATGGGCCGCCTCGGCGGTCTGGGCGTGCTCGACCTCGAGGGTCTGTGGACCCGGTATGAGAACCCCGAGCCGCTGCTGCAGGAGATCAGGGAGCTGCCCGTCGGCGGTGCCACCGTGCGCATGCAGCAGATCTATGCCGAGCCCATCAAGCCCGAGCTGGTGACCGCGCGTCTGGCAGAGATCCGGGCATCCGGTGTCACCGTGGCCGGCGCCCTCTCGCCCCAGCGCACGCAAGAGCTCTACGAGACTGTCGTGGCCGCCGGCGTAGACTTGTTCTTCATCCGCGGCACCACGGTGTCGGCCGAGCACGTGTCGAAGACCGTCGAGCCGCTCAACCTCAAGAAGTTCATCTACGAGCTCGATGTTCCCGTCATTGTGGGCGGCGCGGCCACCTACACCGCGGCACTGCACCTGATGCGCACCGGTGCTGCCGGTGTACTGGTCGGGTTCGGCGGAGGGGCTGCTTCGACGACCAGGGCCACCCTGGGCATCCACGCGCCCATGGCCACCGCGGTGGCCGACGTCGCCGGTGCGCGCCGCGACTACCTCGACGAGTCGGGCGGACGGTACGTGCACGTCATCGCCGACGGCGGCCTCGGCACCTCTGGCGACATCGTGAAGGCCATCTCGGTCGGCGCCGACGCCGTGATGCTCGGCACCGCGCTGGCACGGGCGACGGATGCCCCGGGTGGTGGCTACCACTGGGGCCCCGAGGCACACCACTCGCAGCTGCCACGCGGCAACCGCGTGCACGTCGGCGCGGTTGCTCCGCTCGAGCAGATTCTGTTCGGGCCGTCACCGGTCGCCGATGGCACCGCGAACCTCATCGGCGCCTTGCGGCGCTCGATGGCGACGACCGGGTACTCCGACCTCAAAGAGTTCCAGCGCATCGAGGTCGTCGTCGCGCCCTACGCCTCGCACTAGCTGTACTGCTCAGGGAGGTTGGTTAACCGGCTGATGGGTGGGTGGCTTCCGATGGCGGTGTGGGGTCTGTGGTGATTGTATTCATGGAGCCATGCGGGGAGGGCGTTTCGGCGCGCGGTTTCGGTGGGGTAGAACCGTTTGTAGGCCCACCCGTCGGCGAGGGTGCGGTGGAATCGTTCGATCTTCCCGTTCGTTTGGGGCCGGTACGGCCGGGTCTTTTTCGGTGTGATCCCGAGTTCCGCGCAGGTATCGCGCCAGAGATGCGACTTGTACGCTGACCCGTTGTCGGAGAGCACTCGTTGCACAGTGACGCCGCGGACGGCGAACCAGGACACCGCCCGCTGCAGCACGGCCACGGCGGTGGCGGCGGTTTCATCGGCGTGGATCTCGGCGTACGCGACCCGGGAG
Coding sequences:
- a CDS encoding branched-chain amino acid ABC transporter permease, whose protein sequence is MDQLLQTLYAILNSAISPQTAALAIAAIGLNIHFGYTGLLNFGQAGFMLIGAYGFAISIIAGLPIVLAIIIALVCALIFALILGIPTLKLRGDYLAIVTLSAAEIVRMVGRSSLLTNLTGGSNGITGNEYRSPFTDLSFFGSGSLDIGPFKYDLTGSNGWWFIATAWFVVGLLCLFVWAIMRSPWGRVLRGIREDEDAVRALGKNVYSYKMQALILGGVIGAIAGIVYILPASLQADSMGRSMTYFIFTALLLGGAATVFGPVLGAIVFFAIRLFVQGIANQFIPSAIMNGQQTEQFAWIVIGVMLMLVVIFRPQGILGNKKELSFDVK
- a CDS encoding branched-chain amino acid ABC transporter permease, whose product is MTTLVVPRRPDGRARLWRLAATIMLAIVAIITMVSLSASSAEAATTPSPSSAAAAACASNATTGCLQGTIKLPSGDPAVGIKLGIKGGDLDTTITTGSDGKWSQAITVAGPYTITVDTTSIPDGAVLDSGAKNPATVTGALNKNTGYVFKIVGGTTSSDGTTTQTPDDATTGITFDRFAQQFVSGIRLGLLLALAAVGLSLIFGTTGLSNFAHGEQVTLGGLLAYLFANVLGLNLILAAIISVVICAATGYFQDAWIWKPLRRRGIGTTQLMIVTIGLSIALQYTFQYFLGASTVRIDQANPVTVDLGPVTLSAQSLISMGIAVVIIAAVGWVLVKTRIGRATRAVSDNPSLAAASGIDVDRIIRIVWTSATALAGLSGVLLGLVLNGVNWQTGLQLLLLMFAAITLGGLGTAFGALAGAMIIGLVVELTNLVLPGDFKYATALIILILVLLVRPQGIFGRRERIG
- the guaB gene encoding IMP dehydrogenase, which codes for MEQNDPFGFIGLTYDDVMLLPGHTDVIPSEADTTSRLTKKISLAAPLLSSAMDTVTESRMAIAMARQGGFGVIHRNLSIDDQAANVDKVKRSESGMITNPVTTTPDATVADADLLCGQFRVSGLPVVDESGVLVGIITNRDMRFVSAWEKSTTLVRDVMTKAPLITAPVGIDPDDAVAIFAQYKIEKLPLIDADGKLRGLITVKDFDKSEKYPNATKDDEGRLRVGAAIGFFGDAWQRAMTLVDAGVDVLVVDTANGDSAGVLDIIRRLKAEPAASGVEIIGGNVATRSGAQALIDAGADAIKVGVGPGSICTTRVVAGVGVPQVTAVYEASLAARESGTPVIADGGLQYSGDIAKALVAGADTVMLGSLLAGCDESPGDLVFVNGKQFKSYRGMGSLGALQTRGEKTSYSKDRYFQADVPSDDKLIPEGIEGQVPYRGALSNVAYQLLGGLRQSMFYVGARSVDELKARGKFVRITAAGLKESHPHDIQMVVEAPNYRR
- a CDS encoding GuaB3 family IMP dehydrogenase-related protein, with the translated sequence MEIEIGRSKRGRRVYAFDDIAVVPSRRTRDPQDVSVGWSIDAYHFDIPVMAAPMDSVVSPATAIAMGRLGGLGVLDLEGLWTRYENPEPLLQEIRELPVGGATVRMQQIYAEPIKPELVTARLAEIRASGVTVAGALSPQRTQELYETVVAAGVDLFFIRGTTVSAEHVSKTVEPLNLKKFIYELDVPVIVGGAATYTAALHLMRTGAAGVLVGFGGGAASTTRATLGIHAPMATAVADVAGARRDYLDESGGRYVHVIADGGLGTSGDIVKAISVGADAVMLGTALARATDAPGGGYHWGPEAHHSQLPRGNRVHVGAVAPLEQILFGPSPVADGTANLIGALRRSMATTGYSDLKEFQRIEVVVAPYASH